GGAACGGGCCAGCTTGGCCCCGCCACCCGGACGCAGCTCCACGTTGTGGATCGTGGTACCGACCGGGATGTTGCGCAGCGGCAGGTTGTTACCCGGCTTGATGTCGGCGCCCGGACCGGACTCGACGCGGTCGCCCTGCTTCATGTCCTTCGGCGCGATGATGTACCGCTTCTCGCCGTCGGCGTAGTGCAGCAGCGCGATGCGCGCCGTGCGGTTCGGGTCGTACTCGATGTGAGCGACCTTTGCCGGCACGCCGTCCTTGTCGACCCGCTTGAAGTCGATCAGACGGTACTGACGCTTGTGACCGCCACCGTGGTGTCGCGTGGTGATCCGGCCGTGGGCGTTACGCCCGCCCTTCTTCGGCAGCGGAGCCAGCAGCGACTTTTCCGGCGTGGACCGGGTGATCTCGGCGAAGTCAGCGACGCTGGAGCCACGTCGGCCCGGCGTCGTCGGCTTGTACTTACGGATAGCCATTGTCTACACCCCTCAGCTGACCGGGCCGCCGAAGGCCTCGATACGGTCACCGTCAGCCAGCTTCACGATCGCCCGCTTGGTCGCCTTGCGCTGACCGAAACCGGTCTTGGTGCGCTTGCGCTTACCCTGGCGGTTGAGCGTGTTGACCGTCAGGACGCGGACGTTGAAGATCTGCTGGATAGCGATCTTGATCTCGGTCTTGTTCGCGTCCGGGTGCACCAGGAAGGTGTACCAGTTCCGGTTCAGCTCGCTGTAGCTCTTCTCCGAGACGACCGGCGCCACGATGATGTCGCGCGGGTCGGCGATCGTGCTCACTTGCCACCCTCCTCGGTGGTCTCGGCGGGCACGCCCAGGAACTCGTCCAGGGCGTCCTTGGTGAAGACCACGTCGTCGGCCACCAGCACGTCGTACGTGTTCAGCTGGCCGGACTCGATCAGATGCACGCGCGGCTCGTTGCGCAGCGACACCCAGTTCAGCTCGTCGGTGCTGCTAAGCACGACCAGGACCCGACGGGCCTCGGTGAGCTTGGTCAGCGTGGCCAGGGCCGCCTTGGTAGACGGCTTCTCGCCCGAGACGAACGCCTCGACGACGTGCACCTGCCCGGCGCGAGCCCGGTCCGAGAGGGCACCGCGCAGCGCGGCAGCCTTCATCTTCTTCGGGGTCCGCTGGCTGTAGTCGCGCGGCACGGGACCGTGCACGACGCCACCGCCGGCGAACTGCGGCGCGCGGATCGAGCCCTGCCGGGCGCGACCGGTGCCCTTCTGCTTGTACGGCTTCTTGCCGCCACCAGCGACCTCGCCGCGGGTCTTGGCCTTGTGCGTGCCCTGTCGGGCCGCCGCGAGCTGGGCCACCACGACCTGGTGCATCAGCGCGACGTTGGCCTGCACGTCGAAGATGTCCGCCGGCAGCTCGACCGAGCTGCTGGTGGTGCCTTCGACGGTGCGCACGTCAACGGTGGTCACTTGGCCGCACCGCCCTTCTTCACCTTGCTCTTGGCCGCGGTACGGACCAGAACCAGCGCGCCCTTGGGGCCAGGAATGGCACCCCGGACGAGCAGGAGGTTGTTCTCGGTGTCGACCGCCTGGACGGTGAGGTTCTGCACGGTGTACCGAACGCCACCCATGCGGCCGGCCATCCGGGTGCCCTTGAAGACACGACCCGGAGTGGCGCAGGCGCCGATGGAGCCGGGCGAGCGGTGCTTACGCTCGACACCGTGGCTGGCGCGCAGACCGTGGAAGCCGTGCCGCTTCATCGGGCCGGCGTAACCCTTGCCCTTGGTCTTGCCGGTGACGTCGATGGTGACGCCGACCGGGAACTCCTCGACCGTGACTTCCTGGCCGAGCGAGTATTCCCCAGCGTCCGTGGTGCGCAGCTCGACGATGTGCCGGCGCGGCGCCACGTCCGCCTTGGCGTAGTGCCCGCTGATCGGCTTCTTGACCTTGCGCGGGTCGATGATGCCGTACGCCAGCTGGACCGCGGAGTAACCGTCCTTCTCGGCGCTACGAACCTGGCTGATGACGCACGGGCCGGCCTCGACCACGGTCACGGGAACAACACGGTTGTTGTCCCAGACCTGGGTCATGCCGAGCTTGGCGCCCAGGATCCCCTTGACTTGCCTGTCCATTGTCCGGTCCCTACAGCTTGATCTCGATGTCGACGCCAGCCGGCAGGTCGAGGCGCATGAGCGAGTCGACCGTCTTCGGGGTCGGGTCGATGATGTCGATCAGCCGCTTGTGCGTGCGCATCTCGAAGTGCTCGCGCGAGTCCTTGTACTTGTGCGGCGAGCGGATAACGCAGAAACGGTTGATCTCCGTGGGCAGCGGCACCGGGCCCGCGACCTGCGCCCCGGTGCGCGTCACGGTCTCGACGATCTTCCGAGCCGAGGAGTCGACGACCTCGTGGTCATAGGCCTTGAGCCGGATGCGGATCTTCTGTCCCGCCATGGTGGCTTCTGTTCCTTCTCTCGATGCCGCTGTGTTGCGGGCGCCTGTACCGGCTGGCACAGGCCCACTTCGCCGACCCCCGCGGTCGGGCGTGTCGCGCCCTCGGATCGGGCTCCGCCCCGTGGTTCCGGAGCGGTGCTGACCGCGCGGTGGGTCAAGGCGTCGATCGCATTACCGCGACCTGAACGCCGTGCGAGGGTGGTTGGCGACTGGGCCGCCAACCACCCCACGCTCGACTGCCTCGCCACCCGGAGGTTCAGCGAAAGCCGAACACAGGCGACGAACTGTCGTTACGCAACCTGACTAGTATGCCGCACGACTGGCGGCGGGTCTAATCGGGGTTACCTAGTTCACTTCTGGATCTTGGTGACGAACCCGGCGCCGACGGTGCGGCCACCCTCGCGAATCGCGAACTTGAGGTTCTCCTCCATGGCGATGGGCTGGATCAGCTTCACCGACATGGTGGTGTTGTCGCCCGGCATGACCATCTCGGTGCCCTCGGGAAGGGTGACGACACCGGTGACGTCCGTGGTCCGGAAGTAGAACTGCGGGCGGTAGTTCTGGAAGAACGGGGTGTGCCGGCCGCCCTCCTCCTTGGAGAGGATGTAGACCGTCGCCTCGAACTCCGTGTGCGGGGTGTTCGAGCCCGGCTTCACGACGACCATGCCGCGCTCGACCTCGTCGCGCTTGGTGCCACGCAGCAGCAGGCCGACGTTCTCGCCTGCGCGGGCGTCGTCCAGGGTCTTCCGGAACATCTCGATCGCGGTGACCTTGGTCTTGAAGCTCTTCTCCTTGATACCGACGAGCTCAACATCCTCGTTCGGCAGGAGAACGCCGCGCTCCACGCGACCGGTGACGACGGTGCCACGACCGGTGATCGTGAACACGTCCTCAACCGGCATCAGGAACGGCTTGTCAACCTCGCGCTCCGGCTGCGGGATCGAGGTGTCGACCGCGGTCATCAGGTCCAGCAGCTTGCTGGTCCACTCGGGGTCACCCTCGAGGGCCTTCAGCGCCGAAACCCGAACGACCGGCAGGTCGTCACCCGGGTACTCCTGCGACGAGAGCAGCTCGCGCACCTCAAGCTCGACGAGCTCCAGGAGCTCCTCGTCATCGACCATGTCGCTCTTGTTGAGCGCCACGACGATGTACGGCACACCGACCTGACGGGCCAGCAGCACGTGCTCGCGGGTCTGCGGCATCGGGCCGTCGGTCGCCGCCACCACCAGGATCGCGCCGTCCATCTGCGCGGCACCGGTGATCATGTTCTTGATGTAGTCGGCGTGCCCAGGGCAGTCGACGTGCGCGTAGTGACGCGTCTCGGTCTGGTACTCGACATGCGCGATCGAGATCGTGATGCCGCGGGCCTTCTCCTCCGGCGCCTTGTCGATCTCGTCGAACGGCGTGTAGGGGTTCAGGTCCGGGTACTGGTCGTGCAGGACCTTGGTGATGGCCGCCGTCAGCGTCGTCTTACCGTGGTCGATGTGACCAATGGTGCCGATGTTGACGTGCGGCTTAGTCCGCTCGAACTTAGCCTTCGCCACTGGTGTCCTCCTGTGGACTTCTTGGTTCGTACGCCCGGCGCGCCGGTCGGCGCTTAGGACTCTGTCGACAGCCTTTCCGGCCTGACGGCCGGAGAGCCATTGTGGGTTCTGCGGCGATGAAGCCTACAGGCCCGGTCTCACGCGATCCGATCGTGGTGGTCGCGGGCGGGCGAACCCTCCCGCGACCAACCACGAATCACCTGCTCAGGGCTTTACTCGCCCGTTGCCTTGGCGATGATCTCCTTCGCGACGCTCTGCGGAACCTCGGCGTAGGAGTCGAACTGCATGCTGTAGCTAGCCCGGCCCTGGGTCTTCGACCGCAGGTCGCCGACGTAGCCGAACATCTCCGACAACGGCACCAGAGCCCGGACGATGCGGGCGCCGCTGCGCTCCTCCATCGCCTGGATGATGCCGCGGCGGGAGTTGAGGTCACCGATGACGTCACCCATGTTCTCCTCAGGAGTGGTGACTTCAACGGCCATCATCGGCTCGAGCAGTGCGGGATCGGCCTTGCGGGCCGCGTCCTTCATCACCATCGAGCCGGCGATCTTGAATGCCATTTCCGACGAGTCGACCTCGTGGTACTGGCCGTCCAGCAGGGTCAGCTTCACACCGACCAGCGGGAAGCCCGCGAGGATGCCGTACTGCAGCGCATCCTGCGCACCGGCGTCCACCGACGGGATGAACTCCCGGGGGATCCGGCCGCCGCTGACGGCGTTGGCGAACTCGTAGGTCGGCGAGTCGTTGTCCAGCGGCAGCGGCTCGACGCTCACGATCACGCGGGCGTACTGGCCGGAACCACCGGTCTGCTTCTTGTGGGTGTACTCGACCTTGTCCACCTTGCGGCGAATGGTCTCGCGGTATGCCACCTGGGGCTTGCCGACGTTGGCCTCGACGTTGAACTCGCGGCGCATCCGGTCGACCAGGATGTCCAGGTGCAGCTCACCCATGCCGGAGATGACGGTCTGACCGGTCTCCTCGTCCAGACGGACGCGGAAGGTCGGGTCCTCCTCGGCCAGCCGCTGGATCGCGGTGCCGAGCTTCTCCTGGTCAGACTTGGTCTTCGGCTCGATCGCCACCGAGATGACCGGCTCCGGGAAGGTCATCGACTCCAGGATCACCGGGTTCGCCGGGTCGGAGAGCGTGTCGCCGGTGGTGGTCTGCTTGAGACCCTGCACCGCGATGATGTCGCCGGCCTGCGCCGACGGACGCTCTTCCCGCTTGTTGGCGTGCATCTGGTAGATCTTGCCGATCCGCTCCTTGCGGTCCTTGGTGGAGTTGACCACCTGGGAGCCGGATTCGAGCAGACCGGAGTAGACCCGGACGTAGGTGAGCTTGCCGAGGTGCTTGTCCGTCTGGATCTTGAAGGCCAGCCCGGCGAACGGCTCCGACTTGGACGGCTTCCGAATCAGCGGGGTCTCGCCGTCGGTGGCCGTACCCTCGATGGCCGGAACGTCCAGCGGCGACGGCAGGAAGTCGACCACGGCGTCGAGCATGGGCTGAACGCCCTTGTTCTTGAACGCCGAGCCGCACAGCACCGGGTTGGCCTTGCCGGCGATGGTGGCACGCCGGATGGCGGCCTTGATCTCCTCGACGGAGACCTCCTCGCCTTCCAGGTACTTCTCCATCACCGAGTCGTCGACGTCGGCGAGGGTCTCCAGCAGCTTCTCGCGCCACTCGGCCGCGGAGTCGGCCAGGTCGGCCGGGATCTCCTCGATCGCGTAGTCGTCACCCTTCTGGGTCTCCCCACGCCAGGTGAGCGCGCGCATGCCGATCAGGTCGACGACGCCGATGTGGTCGCCCTCGAGCCCGATCGGGATCTGGAGCACCAACGGGGTGGCGTTGAGCCGGTCGATCATCATCTGCACGCAGCGGAAGAAGTCGGCACCGGTCCGGTCAAGCTTGTTGACGAAGCACATACGCGGGACGTTGTACTTGTCGGCCTGCCGCCAGACGTTCTCCGTCTGCGGCTCCACGCCGGCGACACCGTCGTAGACCGCGACCGCACCATCCAGCACGCGCAGCGACCGCTCGACCTCGACCGTGAAGTCGACGTGGCCGGGCGTGTCGATGATCTGGATCGTGTGGCCCTTCCACTCACACTTGGTAGCAGCAGAGGTGATGGTGATACCACGCTCCTGCTCCTGCTCCATCCAGTCCATGACGGCAGCGCCCTCGTGGACCTCACCGATCTTGTACGTGATGCCGGTGTAGAACAGGATCCGCTCGGTGGTCGTGGTCTTACCGGCATCGATGTGCGCCATGATGCCGATGTTGCGTACGTTGGCGAGCGCGTCTGCGGCGGCCACTTCAATCCCTACTTATCGTCGTCTCGACTCAACTGGTGGCGGTTCCGGCGCCCGTGGGGGCGCCGGAACCAGGGTGTTACCAGCGGTAGTGCGCGAAGGCCTTGTTGGACTCGGCCATCTTGTGCGTGTCCTCGCGCCGCTTGACGGCGGCACCGAGGCCGTTGCTCGCGTCCAGCAGCTCGTTCATCAGCCGCTCGACCATGGTCTTCTCGCGACGAGCGCGGGAGTAGGTGACCAGCCAGCGCAGGCCCAGCGTGGTCGCCCGGGTCGGGCGGACCTCGACCGGCACCTGGTAGGTGGCGCCACCGACACGACGGCTGCGCACCTCGAGAGTCGGCTTGACGTTGTCCATCGCCCGCTTGAGGGTGACGACCGGGTCGGTGCCGGACTTCTCGCGGCAGCCCTCGAGGGCCGCGTACACGATGGACTCGGCGAGCTGACGCTTGCCGCGAAGCAGGATCTTGTTCACCAG
The window above is part of the Micromonospora sp. LH3U1 genome. Proteins encoded here:
- the fusA gene encoding elongation factor G, coding for MAAADALANVRNIGIMAHIDAGKTTTTERILFYTGITYKIGEVHEGAAVMDWMEQEQERGITITSAATKCEWKGHTIQIIDTPGHVDFTVEVERSLRVLDGAVAVYDGVAGVEPQTENVWRQADKYNVPRMCFVNKLDRTGADFFRCVQMMIDRLNATPLVLQIPIGLEGDHIGVVDLIGMRALTWRGETQKGDDYAIEEIPADLADSAAEWREKLLETLADVDDSVMEKYLEGEEVSVEEIKAAIRRATIAGKANPVLCGSAFKNKGVQPMLDAVVDFLPSPLDVPAIEGTATDGETPLIRKPSKSEPFAGLAFKIQTDKHLGKLTYVRVYSGLLESGSQVVNSTKDRKERIGKIYQMHANKREERPSAQAGDIIAVQGLKQTTTGDTLSDPANPVILESMTFPEPVISVAIEPKTKSDQEKLGTAIQRLAEEDPTFRVRLDEETGQTVISGMGELHLDILVDRMRREFNVEANVGKPQVAYRETIRRKVDKVEYTHKKQTGGSGQYARVIVSVEPLPLDNDSPTYEFANAVSGGRIPREFIPSVDAGAQDALQYGILAGFPLVGVKLTLLDGQYHEVDSSEMAFKIAGSMVMKDAARKADPALLEPMMAVEVTTPEENMGDVIGDLNSRRGIIQAMEERSGARIVRALVPLSEMFGYVGDLRSKTQGRASYSMQFDSYAEVPQSVAKEIIAKATGE
- the rplC gene encoding 50S ribosomal protein L3, which codes for MDRQVKGILGAKLGMTQVWDNNRVVPVTVVEAGPCVISQVRSAEKDGYSAVQLAYGIIDPRKVKKPISGHYAKADVAPRRHIVELRTTDAGEYSLGQEVTVEEFPVGVTIDVTGKTKGKGYAGPMKRHGFHGLRASHGVERKHRSPGSIGACATPGRVFKGTRMAGRMGGVRYTVQNLTVQAVDTENNLLLVRGAIPGPKGALVLVRTAAKSKVKKGGAAK
- the rpsJ gene encoding 30S ribosomal protein S10; translation: MAGQKIRIRLKAYDHEVVDSSARKIVETVTRTGAQVAGPVPLPTEINRFCVIRSPHKYKDSREHFEMRTHKRLIDIIDPTPKTVDSLMRLDLPAGVDIEIKL
- the rpsG gene encoding 30S ribosomal protein S7; protein product: MPRKGPAPRRPLVADPVYNSPLVTQLVNKILLRGKRQLAESIVYAALEGCREKSGTDPVVTLKRAMDNVKPTLEVRSRRVGGATYQVPVEVRPTRATTLGLRWLVTYSRARREKTMVERLMNELLDASNGLGAAVKRREDTHKMAESNKAFAHYRW
- the tuf gene encoding elongation factor Tu is translated as MAKAKFERTKPHVNIGTIGHIDHGKTTLTAAITKVLHDQYPDLNPYTPFDEIDKAPEEKARGITISIAHVEYQTETRHYAHVDCPGHADYIKNMITGAAQMDGAILVVAATDGPMPQTREHVLLARQVGVPYIVVALNKSDMVDDEELLELVELEVRELLSSQEYPGDDLPVVRVSALKALEGDPEWTSKLLDLMTAVDTSIPQPEREVDKPFLMPVEDVFTITGRGTVVTGRVERGVLLPNEDVELVGIKEKSFKTKVTAIEMFRKTLDDARAGENVGLLLRGTKRDEVERGMVVVKPGSNTPHTEFEATVYILSKEEGGRHTPFFQNYRPQFYFRTTDVTGVVTLPEGTEMVMPGDNTTMSVKLIQPIAMEENLKFAIREGGRTVGAGFVTKIQK
- the rplB gene encoding 50S ribosomal protein L2; the encoded protein is MAIRKYKPTTPGRRGSSVADFAEITRSTPEKSLLAPLPKKGGRNAHGRITTRHHGGGHKRQYRLIDFKRVDKDGVPAKVAHIEYDPNRTARIALLHYADGEKRYIIAPKDMKQGDRVESGPGADIKPGNNLPLRNIPVGTTIHNVELRPGGGAKLARSAGVGIQLLGREGAYATLRMPSGEIRRVDVRCRASIGEIGNADQSNINWGKAGRMRWKGKRPTVRGVAMNPVDHPHGGGEGKTSGGRHPVNPQGKPEGRTRRKGQPSDRLIVRRRYATRKRG
- the rplW gene encoding 50S ribosomal protein L23 produces the protein MSTIADPRDIIVAPVVSEKSYSELNRNWYTFLVHPDANKTEIKIAIQQIFNVRVLTVNTLNRQGKRKRTKTGFGQRKATKRAIVKLADGDRIEAFGGPVS
- the rplD gene encoding 50S ribosomal protein L4, producing MTTVDVRTVEGTTSSSVELPADIFDVQANVALMHQVVVAQLAAARQGTHKAKTRGEVAGGGKKPYKQKGTGRARQGSIRAPQFAGGGVVHGPVPRDYSQRTPKKMKAAALRGALSDRARAGQVHVVEAFVSGEKPSTKAALATLTKLTEARRVLVVLSSTDELNWVSLRNEPRVHLIESGQLNTYDVLVADDVVFTKDALDEFLGVPAETTEEGGK